The Elephas maximus indicus isolate mEleMax1 chromosome 19, mEleMax1 primary haplotype, whole genome shotgun sequence genome contains a region encoding:
- the LOC126062548 gene encoding uncharacterized protein LOC126062548: protein MCWPFVCLCPLHPARPSPREPAAVVNQHALVDPPERQPQPHHDGTSGRLHNVLQAQSRDTALARAPHSGRDDPADSAGTLERRLGHRGRIASHLFGTGAPEQNDVKAAAARRRATTGAGGSGTDPDRRPAREHRQAPGRPASSRLPPPPAPPPDTFLGAGRPENGVAGHGMGSFRPRESARPDPFPPRPGRSCRRRMRPGALCRPAGAAR, encoded by the coding sequence ATGTGTTGGCCGTTTGTCTGCCTGTGCCCTCTACATCCCGCCCGTCCCAGTCCGCGCGAACCCGCGGCGGTGGTGAACCAGCACGCACTGGTCGACCCGCCCGAGCGGCAACCCCAACCTCACCACGACGGCACCAGCGGCCGCCTCCACAACGTCCTGCAGGCCCAATCCCGGGACACGGCTCTGGCGCGGGCGCCCCACAGTGGCCGGGACGATCCTGCTGACTCCGCCGGCACCCTGGAACGTCGTCTCGGCCACCGCGGCCGCATCGCTTCCCATCTATTCGGCACCGGAGCTCCGGAGCAAAACGATGTAAAAGCGGCGGCCGCCAGGCGGCGGGCGACAACCGGCGCGGGCGGCAGCGGGACGGATCCGGATCGGCGGCCGGCGAGGGAGCATCGCCAGGCGCCCGGACGCCCGGCCTCGTCccggctccccccgcccccagcaccGCCGCCGGACACGTTTCTCGGCGCCGGTCGGCCGGAAAACGGTGTGGCTGGCCACGGCATGGGGTCGTTTCGGCCAAGGGAGTCCGCCCGGCCGGACCCTTTCCCGCCCCGTCCGGGACGCTCCTGCAGACGCCGCATGCGTCCTGGAGCACTGTGCCGGCCAGCCGGAGCGGCCAGATAG
- the LOC126062576 gene encoding uncharacterized protein LOC126062576 has product MDLRTLFPSLFTVVDSEHSRVKSTLPEEALQGYVCLRTSGSVSVTVAAPGFCWSWPVSCLRLHVLAATAAPPSCTLTSLRRRYACVRQGSGRPDLFAQARSTCAGTLRKNLFVGCWKCGGAGGFRCCQELVHSACRRHFSEAAARQAHVLEELGSAGADLRRCSLAGADPGVPTGGAAGRRVSSSGFPGLCTSPGEEPGKLISSNSSKNHAPNDTTLLAESEEDLKHLLMKIKDHSLQYGVHLNIKKTKILTTGPVSNIMINRERLKLSTISFDLDPQSTAMEAAVKKSKDALHWVNLLQRVSSVLKSKDVTLKIKVRLTQATVFLITSYACESWTMNKEDQRRIGAFELWCWRRI; this is encoded by the exons ATGGACCTGAGGACTCTGTTCCCCAGCCTGTTCACAGTG GTCGACTCAGAACACAGCAGGGTGAAATCCACACTCCCAGAAGAGGCGCTGCAGGGGTACGTCTGCTTGAGGACCTCAGGTTCGGTTTCGGTCACTGTCGCTGCTCCCGGATTCTGCTGGAGCTGGCCGGTTTCTTGCTTAAGACTACATGTCCTGGCAGCCACCGCGGCCCCGCCGTCCTGTACACTTACGTCGTTACGTCGTCGTTACGCCTGCGTCCGCCAGGGGAGCGGACGTCCTGACTTGTTCGCGCAGGCGCGCAGCACCTGCGCCGGAACACTCAGAAAGAATCTGTTTGTCGGGTGCTGGAAATGCGGGGGTGCCGGCGGGTTTCGGTGCTGCCAGGAGCTGGTCCACTCGGCCTGCAGACGCCATTTCTCCGAGGCCGCAGCACGCCAGGCTCATGTTCTTGAGGAACTAGGCTCTGCCGGTGCGGACTTGCGGCGTTGCTCCCTCGCCGGCGCCGACCCCGGGGTTCCGACCGGCGGAGCGGCGGGGCGCAGGGTGTCGAG CTCTGGCTTCCCTGGACTCTGCACGTCTCCAGGAGAGGAACCTGGAAAATTGATCAGTTCTAACAGTTCTAAAAACCATGCCCCAA atgacacaaccttgcttgctgaaagtgaagaggacttgaagcacttactaatgaagatcaaagaccacagccttcagtacggagtacacctcaacataaagaaaacaaaaatcctcacaactggaccagtgagcaacatcatgataaacagagaaagattgaagctgtcaacgatttcatttgacttggatccacaatcaacagccatggaagcagcagtcaagaaatcaaaagacgcactgcattgggtaaatctgctgcaaagggtctcttcagtgttgaagagcaaggatgtcaccctgaagattaaggtgcgcctgacccaagccacggtatttttaatcacatcatatgcatgtgaaagctggacaatgaataaggaagaccaaagaagaattggtgcctttgaattgtggtgttggcgaagaatatag